The Phycisphaerae bacterium DNA window CCCAAGGGCGGCCCCGTCGTGGCAAGCGGGCTTGCCCCCAAGGGAACACTGGCGGGCATGGAGGTCCGCATCCGCGATGGATATCGGGCAGTGGCCGTCAAGGTCGATGAATGGGCGGGCGTGGCCGGCTGGATCAAGCCGGGCAGCCGTGTCGACGTCGTGGCCGTCATGAACGGCGCCACCGGCAGCAGCCGCGACGAAACCACCAGCAAGGTAATCCTGGAGAATGTCGAGGTCCTGGCCGTCGGGCAGGACCTGGGCAGCACCGGCGACGTGAACGCCACCTTGCCGAAATCCGTGACGGTTCTGGTTCGCCCGGACGATGTGCCCAAGCTGCATTTGGCTTCAACCAAGGGGCAAGTTCGGCTGGCCATGCGCAATTCTCGTGACGGTAGCGGCGGTGCCGGGGGGCAAACGACCGATAAAGAGCTGGTTTCCTCGGCTTCAGCCAAGGGTGGAGCGGTCAAGACGTTTCTTAACGGAATGTTGAGCAACGTACCGAAGATCGAGCCCAACAAGACCGATAAAGAGGGCGGCGGTCTTCGGGCCGCCAAGCCGGTCGCCGAGCGGGCCGAGCCGGCGCCGGTAGCCAAGCCGACGCCGTGGCGAGTCGAGGTCATGGCCGGCGGCGAAGTTCAGGAGTTGTGGTTTGAGAACGGGACGAAAGACGCTCATCGAGTGGCGAACGAAGCAGATGGTAAGCGGAATGGGCGACAGGCACGTCCGACTCAGCCTGGAGTGCAGATGAGTCCGGCAAAGCCTGGACCACAAGCGGCGGAGGTGGCTCCGGCCCCGTACGCTGAACGCCCCGAGACATCGCGGTCCAAGGAGTCATTGAAACCGAGGGAGTTGCTGGAATGATCGCTCACAAGGATGGTCAACTCATCATGCGTTCAAGGATGGACAGGGTTTCCCGCCAGGTGACCGCGCAAGCTCGTCACCTGGCCGGAGGCTTTTTGGCGATCGCCGCCGTTGTCGGATTGGCTTGCTTCAGCACCGCTTCGGCGGCCGATCCTCCGGCCGCTCAGCCATCTATTGAGCCCCCTCGGATCTCATCGGCCTCACCGACGACGAGCATGCTCGTGACCGTCCGCGAGGAGAAGAGCCGTCAGCAGGAGATCCTCCTGCTCGCCGGCCGCAGCGTGGTGATCGATCTGAGTGAGCCCATGGCTCGCTGCCAGATCGCCGACCCCGAGGTGGCCGCGGTGAACATCCTCTCGCCCCAGCAGATCGTGGTGACCAGCAAGCGGGCCGGGAGCACCCAGCTCATCGTCTGGGATGCGAAGGAAGGGCAGGTCACCATGCCGGTGACGGTCCAGCTCGATCTTGCTGAACTGGAGGCGGCGATCAGGAAGCTCGCCCCCAAGGCCACAGTGCAGGTTCAGGCGCTTCGCGAGCGGGTCCTGCTGACCGGCATGGTGCCGGACAGCGACACCGCCGACGCCATCGATAAGCTGACCAAGGCGTTTGTCGGTGAGCTGGGCGGGCGGGACGCGCAGCGAAGCAACACGACCGGCCAGAGCACCCAGAGCTCCCGGGTGATGAACCATATGACCGTGGCCGGCGTTCATCAGGTATTGCTGCGCTGCACCGTGGCCGAGGTCAGCAAGTCCGCGATCCGCAAGCTGGGCGTGAACGGCTGGCTCGCCGGCGACAACGTCCGCGACGTTTTCATGGTCAACAATCTGGACGGGATCAACCCTTCGAACATCGGAGCGGTCTCGACCGGCAACATCCTCGGACCGCAGTTCACCACCGGGGCGCCGACCGAGTCGATGGTATTCGGAACCCCGGGCATTCCCACCTACCCGGCGCCGACCGGGCCGGAGTTCACGCTTGGTTTTCCTAGGATCCAGATGCAGCTGTTCTTCCGGGCCATGCGCGACAATCGTCTGCTCCGCGTGCTGGCCGAGCCCAATCTGATTGCCTTGAGCGGGCAGGAGGCCAATTTCCTGGCCGGTGGCGAGTTCCCCGTGCCCATCCCTCAGGGACTGGGCACCACAACGATTGAATGGAAGAAGTTCGGCGTGCTCCTACGCTTCACGCCGACCGTGATCGGGCAGCAGAGGATCCGACTCAACGTTCGCCCGGAAGTGAGCGAAAGGGATTTCACCACCCAGGTGACGCTGACCGGTGGCACGACGGTGCCAGGCATCAAGGCCCGCAACGCGGAGACAACCGTTGAGTTGGTGAGCGGCAGCACGATCGCGATTGCCGGCCTGCTGAACGAGGAAATCCAGGCGGCGGCGCGCAGAATCCCGGGCCTGGGTGATGTCCCGGTTCTCGGCGCCCTGTTCAGTTCGGTCGAGTACCAACGGAACCAGACTGAACTGGTCATCCTGGTGACCCCCGAACTGGTAGCGGCCATGAATCCGGACCAGGTTGGACCGGTGCCGGGCCAGTTCATGACCGATCCCAGCGACTATGAGCTGTTCGGACTGGGCATGCTCGAGGGTAAGCCGGTGGCGGAGGCCCCCGGCGAGGACGCGGCTCTGGAGACCAGCGCCGCACCCAAGTACAGGAAATTCCGCACGTCCCCGGAGCAACTGTCGCTTCACGGACCTTGGGGACAGGCGCAAGCATCGGAGACGATTCAATGAGCTGACACCAGGGGGCCTGGGCCGCCGCGCGGCGCCGGCCCCCTTCAAATGGGTAACAAGGTGTGGAAAGGAGCGTTAGGTAACCACCTACCAGCAGGAGCTGCAGGACATCCTTCAGAACCTGGGTGGGAAACGGCCCGTCATTCTGATTCAGTAAGGACCGAGGTTCGGCGTGCCGGTCGCCACCGTCCCGCGGCGGCCGACACGCCCGACCGACCGGCTGCGGCCGGCCGCGAGTAACAGGAGACGCTGAGAATCATGGCTGGGGAATGGAAGCATCTGGGAAGCCATGAGACAGTCGGTTCGTGTTATCATTGCCAACGGTGACGAGGACTACTCGGTCACGATCCGATCTGAACTGCTCGGCCTGGACGGCGTCCAGATCGTTGCGGAGGTCGATGAGCTTGGCCTGGTCGAGCAGGCGGTGGGCCAGTTCCCGGCCGAGATTCTGCTTGTCCATCTCGACCCCGTACCCGACGCCACCTTGCCCATCGCCGCCAAGATCGCCGCCGCCAATCCCGAGCTGGCCGTCTTCGTTCTGTCCGAAAGCACCGACCCACAGCACATTCTGACGGCCATGCGCTCGGGCGTCCGCGAGTTTCTGACCAAGCCGATCGATCGAGAACTGGTCACTGCGGCGATCGGGAAGGTCGTGGCCCAATCCGGGAATGCGGTCGAGGTGGGCCGGCTCGTCTCCATCCTCGGTACCGTGGGAGGCGCTGGGGCCTCCATGCTGGCCACCAACCTCGCCGTCGAGCTCACCCAACTCGCGAAGAACAAGCCGGTGGTCCTGGTCGATCTCGATTTCCGCTTCGGACAGCTGGCGACCATGCTCGACGTGCAGGCGGACTACACCATCGCCGATCTGTGCTCCACGCCGGAGCAGCTGGATGGCTCGGTCATCGACCGGGTCATGGTCAAGCACGACAGCGGCCTGCATCTTCTGGCCCGGCCCAACCAGTTCGCCCAGGCTGACCAGATCACCGCCGCCCACTGCGCCTCCGTGCTGAGTTCCCTGCAGCAGATCTACGAGTATGTCGTTGTCGACGGGCCCAACCGGTTCGATCCGGGCGGGCTGGCGGTGCTCGACCTGGCCGACGTCAATCTCTTCGTCATGCAGCTCCTGGTTACCAGCGTCCGCAACGTGCATCGCATGTTCAGCGAGCTTCAGGAGGGGGGCTACAACCTGGACCGTTTCAGGCTGGTGTGCAACCGCCTCGGTCAGGACTCCGGCCATCTGGGCATCGAGCAGGTGGAACAGACCCTGAACCGCAAGATCGCCTACCAGATTCCCGACGACTGGAAGGTCGTAAGCGGGGCCATCAATGTCGGTGCGGCCCTCATGGACGTCGCACCCAAGTCACGGGTGCGGGCGGCAATCCGGGAACTGGCGGAGAGCATCGCCTCGCCGCATGACACCACAGCCAAGAAGAGCGAGAAGGGAAGCGGCCTGTTGGGTCGGATCTTCAGCGGGGCGTCGTCCTAATGGAGTAAGGCAAGGATGTTCGGCAAAGTCAAACCACCTGTGGCGTTGAAATCACCGCCGGCGCCGCCGCCCGGGGTCCCTGGCAAGTCCGTTCTCGGGCCCCGGCCGGCCGAAGACCCGACCGGGCCGCCCAAGCCTGCCCCGACGAGAGCGACCGAGGTGGCCTCTAAGCCAACCGTGGACAAGTCACGGACCGGAAAGCCCATCGACGAGAAGCTGGAGAAGTACTACGCCCTCAAGACCCGCATCCATCGCAAGCTGGTCGAACAGCTCGATCTGACCGCGGTGGACAACAACGATCCGGGGATTCGCGACAAGGTCGGTGAACTGGTGCTGGCCCTGTGCGAGAAGGAGGACGTCCTCCTCAACCACACCGAGCGTCAGCGGCTGGTCGGCGAGATTCTGGACGAGACGTTTGGCCTGGGGCCACTGGAAATCCTGCTCAAGGATCCTGCGATCAGCGATATTCTGATCAACGGCCCGCGGATGGTGTATGTGGAGCGCAAAGGTCGTCTGGAACTGACCGATGTTCAATTCCGTGACAACGCTCACCTCATCCACGTGATCGACAAGATCGTCAGCGCCGTCGGCCGGCGTTGCGATGAGGTCTGTCCGATGGTCGATGCCCGCTTGAAGGACGGCTCCCGCGTCAATGCGGTCATTCCGCCTCTGGCCCTGGACGGGCCGAGCATGTCCATTCGTCGATTCGGTGCCGACCCCATCACCTGGGAGGACTACGTCAACTTCAAATCGTGCGCCCCGCAGATGGTTGAGTTTTTCCGGGCCTGTGTCGTTGCCCATCTCAACATTCTGATTATTGGCGGAACCGGTTCTGGCAAGACGACGCTGCTCAACAACATGTCGTCGTTCATTCCGCCTTCGGACCGCATCGTGACCATCGAGGACGCGGCCGAGCTTCGCCTCCGCCAGCCGCACGTGGTCCGGCTCGAGACCCGTCCGGCGAATATCGAGGGCAAGGGCCACATCTCGATTCGCGATCTGCTGATCAACAGTCTGCGTATGCGGCCCGACCGTATCGTGGTCGGCGAATGCCGCGGGGCCGAGACGCTGGACATGCTCCAGGCGATGAACACCGGCCATGACGGGTCGCTGACCACGCTTCACGCCAACAGCACGCGTGATGCCGTTCAGCGTGTTGAGACCATGGTGATGATGTCCGGCTTCGAGCTGCCCGTCCGGGCCATTCGCCAGCAGTTCTCATCCGCGATCCAGCTCATTGTGCAGGCCCAGCGTCTGACTGGCGGTCCCAGGAAGATCACCAGCGTAACCGAGGTGACCGGCATGGAGGGGGATGTCGTGACCATGCAGGACATCTTCAAGTTCGAGCAGGTGGGCATTGACAGCGCCGGAAAGGCCTACGGCCGAATGATGGGCACAGGCATCCGGCCGACGTTCCTTGACCGGTTGAAGTACTCAGGATGCAACGTTGGGCCGGAGATGTTCGAGGCCCAGGTGTTGCTCAGTGACCATGAGGGCTAGTTGACGGGACCGAGAGTCCCGCCTCCATCCGGGGCATGGTGCCCGGAGGAGGCTTGAGACGGGGTGTACCGTGCTTTCTCCTATCATTTTCATCGCACTGCCGGTGGTGGGCTCCATGCTCCTGGTTTGGGGCGTGTTTCAGGTGCTCATGGACCTTCGCACGAGCAAGCAGCGCAAGGTCGTGGACCGGCTCACGGAGACGCGTTCCCGGGCGCGTGCCAACGAGGCCAAGGAGACGCTGCTGCTGCGGCGCGGAGGCGGCAAGCACGAAGGGCTGCTTGACTCGGTCCTCTCCAAACTGGCCGTCGTCAGCAAGGTTCAGCACATGC harbors:
- the cpaB gene encoding Flp pilus assembly protein CpaB, with protein sequence MKGRAIIPLVVGLAVGILAIKLFADVLKKAKGSQASETVNVVCAKTDIGSTVEIKDTMLELRAVPRSLVPSQSFYDTKEVIGRVASVVIPKGGPVVASGLAPKGTLAGMEVRIRDGYRAVAVKVDEWAGVAGWIKPGSRVDVVAVMNGATGSSRDETTSKVILENVEVLAVGQDLGSTGDVNATLPKSVTVLVRPDDVPKLHLASTKGQVRLAMRNSRDGSGGAGGQTTDKELVSSASAKGGAVKTFLNGMLSNVPKIEPNKTDKEGGGLRAAKPVAERAEPAPVAKPTPWRVEVMAGGEVQELWFENGTKDAHRVANEADGKRNGRQARPTQPGVQMSPAKPGPQAAEVAPAPYAERPETSRSKESLKPRELLE
- a CDS encoding type II and III secretion system protein family protein, whose translation is MIAHKDGQLIMRSRMDRVSRQVTAQARHLAGGFLAIAAVVGLACFSTASAADPPAAQPSIEPPRISSASPTTSMLVTVREEKSRQQEILLLAGRSVVIDLSEPMARCQIADPEVAAVNILSPQQIVVTSKRAGSTQLIVWDAKEGQVTMPVTVQLDLAELEAAIRKLAPKATVQVQALRERVLLTGMVPDSDTADAIDKLTKAFVGELGGRDAQRSNTTGQSTQSSRVMNHMTVAGVHQVLLRCTVAEVSKSAIRKLGVNGWLAGDNVRDVFMVNNLDGINPSNIGAVSTGNILGPQFTTGAPTESMVFGTPGIPTYPAPTGPEFTLGFPRIQMQLFFRAMRDNRLLRVLAEPNLIALSGQEANFLAGGEFPVPIPQGLGTTTIEWKKFGVLLRFTPTVIGQQRIRLNVRPEVSERDFTTQVTLTGGTTVPGIKARNAETTVELVSGSTIAIAGLLNEEIQAAARRIPGLGDVPVLGALFSSVEYQRNQTELVILVTPELVAAMNPDQVGPVPGQFMTDPSDYELFGLGMLEGKPVAEAPGEDAALETSAAPKYRKFRTSPEQLSLHGPWGQAQASETIQ
- a CDS encoding AAA family ATPase, encoding MRQSVRVIIANGDEDYSVTIRSELLGLDGVQIVAEVDELGLVEQAVGQFPAEILLVHLDPVPDATLPIAAKIAAANPELAVFVLSESTDPQHILTAMRSGVREFLTKPIDRELVTAAIGKVVAQSGNAVEVGRLVSILGTVGGAGASMLATNLAVELTQLAKNKPVVLVDLDFRFGQLATMLDVQADYTIADLCSTPEQLDGSVIDRVMVKHDSGLHLLARPNQFAQADQITAAHCASVLSSLQQIYEYVVVDGPNRFDPGGLAVLDLADVNLFVMQLLVTSVRNVHRMFSELQEGGYNLDRFRLVCNRLGQDSGHLGIEQVEQTLNRKIAYQIPDDWKVVSGAINVGAALMDVAPKSRVRAAIRELAESIASPHDTTAKKSEKGSGLLGRIFSGASS
- a CDS encoding CpaF family protein, with protein sequence MFGKVKPPVALKSPPAPPPGVPGKSVLGPRPAEDPTGPPKPAPTRATEVASKPTVDKSRTGKPIDEKLEKYYALKTRIHRKLVEQLDLTAVDNNDPGIRDKVGELVLALCEKEDVLLNHTERQRLVGEILDETFGLGPLEILLKDPAISDILINGPRMVYVERKGRLELTDVQFRDNAHLIHVIDKIVSAVGRRCDEVCPMVDARLKDGSRVNAVIPPLALDGPSMSIRRFGADPITWEDYVNFKSCAPQMVEFFRACVVAHLNILIIGGTGSGKTTLLNNMSSFIPPSDRIVTIEDAAELRLRQPHVVRLETRPANIEGKGHISIRDLLINSLRMRPDRIVVGECRGAETLDMLQAMNTGHDGSLTTLHANSTRDAVQRVETMVMMSGFELPVRAIRQQFSSAIQLIVQAQRLTGGPRKITSVTEVTGMEGDVVTMQDIFKFEQVGIDSAGKAYGRMMGTGIRPTFLDRLKYSGCNVGPEMFEAQVLLSDHEG